A region from the Cuculus canorus isolate bCucCan1 chromosome 14, bCucCan1.pri, whole genome shotgun sequence genome encodes:
- the GABRP gene encoding gamma-aminobutyric acid receptor subunit pi isoform X1 produces the protein MLNITVCGSDCAESLSPSPSLKIVFLKPQNFLLHRQGKQTPTQSPAMFCRYSLFFSLCLFLPTQRRCSLCHRPDLRGGDTTSLPGFENLTTGYNKYLRPYFGGEPVQIAMSLDIASISSISESDMDYTATIYLRQRWTDPRLVFHGNKSFTLDARLVELLWVPDTYIVESKKSFLHDVTVGNRLIRLFSNGTILYALRITTTVACNMDLSKYPMDTQTCRLQLESWGYDENDVIFMWLRGNDSVHGIEKLRLSQYTVERYYTLVSKSQQETGNYPRLILQFELRRNVLYFILETYVPSTLLVMLSWVSFWITLDSVPARTCIGVTTVLSMTTLMIGSRSSLSKTNCFIKAIDVYLGICFSFIFGALVEYAVAHYSSSQKRTAKAPQEGSAKELTKEMEEVNITNILNSSIASYKGKISFTSIEISSDNVNCSGLTMKTHEKIKCFLRNKMHRIIGYFTIQNPSNVDHYSKMLFPLFFMLVNVFYWAYYLYF, from the exons ATGTTAAATATCACAGTGTGTGGTTCTGACTGTGCAGAATctctttccccatccccttcccttaaaatagtttttcttaaaCCACAAAACtttctgcttcacagacaaGGAAAGCAAACACCGACACAATCTCCGGCGATGTTCTGCAGATATTCCCTCTTCTTCAGTTTGTGCCTTTTCCTTCCGACTCAAAG GAGGTGTTCCCTGTGTCACAGACCTGACTTGCGCGGCGGTGACACAACATCCCTCCCTGGATTTGAGAACCTCACTACGGGATACAACAAATACCTCAGGCCCTACTTTGGAG GAGAACCTGTTCAAATTGCAATGAGTCTGGACATCGCAAGCATTTCTAGTATATCTGAGAGTGACATG GATTACACAGCTACTATCTACTTGCGGCAGCGCTGGACAGACCCCCGGCTGGTCTTTCATGGCAACAAGAGCTTCACTCTAGATGCTCGTCTGGTGGAATTGCTCTGGGTACCAGACACATACATTGTGGAGTCAAAAAAGTCCTTCCTGCATGATGTCACCGTGGGAAACCGTCTCATCAGACTGTTCTCTAATGGCACCATCTTGTATGCCTTAAG AATCACTACGACTGTTGCTTGTAACATGGACCTGTCCAAATATCCCATGGACACACAAACCTGCAGACTGCAACTGGAAAGCT GGGGATATGATGAAAACGATGTCATCTTCATGTGGTTGAGAGGAAATGACTCTGTCCACGGCATAGAGAAGTTGCGGCTCTCCCAGTACACGGTGGAACGTTACTACACCCTGGTCTCGAAGTCACAGCAGGAAACAG GCAATTATCCACGACTGATATTGCAGTTTGAGCTGAGAAGAAATGTCCTTTACTTCATTTTGGAGACCTATGTTCCCTCCACTCTGCTCGTCATGTTGTCCTGGGTTTCTTTTTGGATCACACTGGATTCAGTGCCTGCAAGAACCTGCATTG gagTAACGACGGTGCTTTCCATGACGACTCTGATGATTGGCTCACGAAGTTCACTTTCAAAAACCAACTGTTTCATTAAGGCTATTGATGTTTACCTCGGCATCTGCTTCAGCTTCATCTTTGGTGCCCTTGTGGAATACGCAGTGGCTCACTACAGCTCATCACAAAAGCGCACAGCTAAAGCACCTCAAGAG GGGTCTGCAAAAGAACTTActaaagaaatggaagaagtcAACATCACTAACATCCTCAACAGCTCCATTGCCAGCTATAAAGGGAAAATCAGCTTCACAAGCATTGAGATCTCCAGTGATAATGTTAACTGCAGTGGTTTGACCATGAAAACTCATGAGAAAATCAAATGTTTCTTGAGAAACAAAATGCACAGGATTATTGGTTATTTCACCATTCAGAACCCCAGCAATGTAGACCACTACTCTAAaatgcttttccctttgtttttcatgCTGGTCAATGTGTTTTATTGGGCTTATTACCTATATTTTTAG
- the GABRP gene encoding gamma-aminobutyric acid receptor subunit pi isoform X2: MFCRYSLFFSLCLFLPTQRRCSLCHRPDLRGGDTTSLPGFENLTTGYNKYLRPYFGGEPVQIAMSLDIASISSISESDMDYTATIYLRQRWTDPRLVFHGNKSFTLDARLVELLWVPDTYIVESKKSFLHDVTVGNRLIRLFSNGTILYALRITTTVACNMDLSKYPMDTQTCRLQLESWGYDENDVIFMWLRGNDSVHGIEKLRLSQYTVERYYTLVSKSQQETGNYPRLILQFELRRNVLYFILETYVPSTLLVMLSWVSFWITLDSVPARTCIGVTTVLSMTTLMIGSRSSLSKTNCFIKAIDVYLGICFSFIFGALVEYAVAHYSSSQKRTAKAPQEGSAKELTKEMEEVNITNILNSSIASYKGKISFTSIEISSDNVNCSGLTMKTHEKIKCFLRNKMHRIIGYFTIQNPSNVDHYSKMLFPLFFMLVNVFYWAYYLYF; encoded by the exons ATGTTCTGCAGATATTCCCTCTTCTTCAGTTTGTGCCTTTTCCTTCCGACTCAAAG GAGGTGTTCCCTGTGTCACAGACCTGACTTGCGCGGCGGTGACACAACATCCCTCCCTGGATTTGAGAACCTCACTACGGGATACAACAAATACCTCAGGCCCTACTTTGGAG GAGAACCTGTTCAAATTGCAATGAGTCTGGACATCGCAAGCATTTCTAGTATATCTGAGAGTGACATG GATTACACAGCTACTATCTACTTGCGGCAGCGCTGGACAGACCCCCGGCTGGTCTTTCATGGCAACAAGAGCTTCACTCTAGATGCTCGTCTGGTGGAATTGCTCTGGGTACCAGACACATACATTGTGGAGTCAAAAAAGTCCTTCCTGCATGATGTCACCGTGGGAAACCGTCTCATCAGACTGTTCTCTAATGGCACCATCTTGTATGCCTTAAG AATCACTACGACTGTTGCTTGTAACATGGACCTGTCCAAATATCCCATGGACACACAAACCTGCAGACTGCAACTGGAAAGCT GGGGATATGATGAAAACGATGTCATCTTCATGTGGTTGAGAGGAAATGACTCTGTCCACGGCATAGAGAAGTTGCGGCTCTCCCAGTACACGGTGGAACGTTACTACACCCTGGTCTCGAAGTCACAGCAGGAAACAG GCAATTATCCACGACTGATATTGCAGTTTGAGCTGAGAAGAAATGTCCTTTACTTCATTTTGGAGACCTATGTTCCCTCCACTCTGCTCGTCATGTTGTCCTGGGTTTCTTTTTGGATCACACTGGATTCAGTGCCTGCAAGAACCTGCATTG gagTAACGACGGTGCTTTCCATGACGACTCTGATGATTGGCTCACGAAGTTCACTTTCAAAAACCAACTGTTTCATTAAGGCTATTGATGTTTACCTCGGCATCTGCTTCAGCTTCATCTTTGGTGCCCTTGTGGAATACGCAGTGGCTCACTACAGCTCATCACAAAAGCGCACAGCTAAAGCACCTCAAGAG GGGTCTGCAAAAGAACTTActaaagaaatggaagaagtcAACATCACTAACATCCTCAACAGCTCCATTGCCAGCTATAAAGGGAAAATCAGCTTCACAAGCATTGAGATCTCCAGTGATAATGTTAACTGCAGTGGTTTGACCATGAAAACTCATGAGAAAATCAAATGTTTCTTGAGAAACAAAATGCACAGGATTATTGGTTATTTCACCATTCAGAACCCCAGCAATGTAGACCACTACTCTAAaatgcttttccctttgtttttcatgCTGGTCAATGTGTTTTATTGGGCTTATTACCTATATTTTTAG